The Chanodichthys erythropterus isolate Z2021 chromosome 14, ASM2448905v1, whole genome shotgun sequence genome window below encodes:
- the p2ry8 gene encoding P2Y purinoceptor 8 isoform X1: protein MQYIQVKKTIMNDSLKDAIKMDNATLAMFDNRSTSHIVSAIYVIVTLANLSGNSVSLFLLLFRTSPKTPSIIFMINLTLTDLMLGTVLPFQIVYQMQGHNWTMGTGMCNVLTVVFFANMYCSILSMTAISADRYLGIVKPMRFREMRERKRFAILACIFMWLLVLAILSPLEKTNLTYYVRERNITTCFDVLKKDMLPGVAHWAGFLFGMFIILFLCPFIVTVYCYINIIRVLVRKSNSHQKGRAVRLACIVLFVFIFCFAPNNILLLAHTITRLYFDKSLYIYYKLSLSLSCINSCIDPFIYYFASKEFRRKLRQILRLQTLSTGETQMIEGHRESFFSGRSTYNPNEDCENF, encoded by the exons ATGCAGTACATTCAG GTCAAGAAAACAATCATGAATGACTCACTAAAGGACGCCATCAAAATGGACAATGCCACCTTGGCCATGTTTGACAACAGATCGACCAGTCATATTGTGTCAGCCATCTATGTCATTGTGACTCTAGCCAACCTTAGCGGTAACAGCGTCTCtctgtttctgctgctgtttcGCACCTCTCCGAAAACCCCCTCCATCATCTTCATGATCAACCTCACCCTCACTGACCTGATGCTGGGCACTGTGCTCCCCTTTCAGATTGTGTACCAAATGCAAGGCCACAACTGGACTATGGGTACGGGCATGTGCAATGTCCTGACTGTGGTATTCTTCGCCAACATGTACTGCTCCATTTTATCCATGACTGCTATTAGTGCCGACCGCTACCTGGGGATTGTGAAACCGATGCGCTTCAGAGAGATGAGGGAGAGGAAAAGATTTGCAATTCTTGCCTGTATATTCATGTGGCTGCTGGTCCTTGCCATTCTGAGTCCGCTGGAAAAAACCAACCTGACATATTATGTAAGAGAGCGCAATATTACCACATGTTTTGATGTATTGAAGAAGGACATGCTCCCTGGTGTTGCTCACTGGGCGGGATTCCTGTTCGGCATGTTCATCATCCTCTTCCTCTGTCCGTTCATCGTAACGGTGTACTGCTACATTAACATCATCCGTGTCCTGGTCAGAAAGTCCAACAGTCATCAGAAAGGCCGTGCTGTGCGCCTGGCGTGCATTGTCCTATTTGTGTTCATCTTTTGTTTTGCTCCCAATAACATATTACTATTGGCCCACACAATCACAAGGCTGTACTTTGACAAATCTCTCTATATCTACTACAAACTCTCACTGTCTCTTAGCTGCATTAACAGTTGCATAGAtccattcatttattattttgcatCTAAAGAGTTTCGTCGGAAGCTAAGGCAAATTCTGCGGTTGCAGACGCTCAGCACTGGTGAGACTCAAATGATTGAGGGTCACAGAGAAAGCTTTTTCTCTGGACGTTCAACGTACAATCCAAATGAAGACTGTGagaatttttaa
- the p2ry8 gene encoding P2Y purinoceptor 8 isoform X2: protein MLLEVKKTIMNDSLKDAIKMDNATLAMFDNRSTSHIVSAIYVIVTLANLSGNSVSLFLLLFRTSPKTPSIIFMINLTLTDLMLGTVLPFQIVYQMQGHNWTMGTGMCNVLTVVFFANMYCSILSMTAISADRYLGIVKPMRFREMRERKRFAILACIFMWLLVLAILSPLEKTNLTYYVRERNITTCFDVLKKDMLPGVAHWAGFLFGMFIILFLCPFIVTVYCYINIIRVLVRKSNSHQKGRAVRLACIVLFVFIFCFAPNNILLLAHTITRLYFDKSLYIYYKLSLSLSCINSCIDPFIYYFASKEFRRKLRQILRLQTLSTGETQMIEGHRESFFSGRSTYNPNEDCENF from the exons ATGCTTCTTGAG GTCAAGAAAACAATCATGAATGACTCACTAAAGGACGCCATCAAAATGGACAATGCCACCTTGGCCATGTTTGACAACAGATCGACCAGTCATATTGTGTCAGCCATCTATGTCATTGTGACTCTAGCCAACCTTAGCGGTAACAGCGTCTCtctgtttctgctgctgtttcGCACCTCTCCGAAAACCCCCTCCATCATCTTCATGATCAACCTCACCCTCACTGACCTGATGCTGGGCACTGTGCTCCCCTTTCAGATTGTGTACCAAATGCAAGGCCACAACTGGACTATGGGTACGGGCATGTGCAATGTCCTGACTGTGGTATTCTTCGCCAACATGTACTGCTCCATTTTATCCATGACTGCTATTAGTGCCGACCGCTACCTGGGGATTGTGAAACCGATGCGCTTCAGAGAGATGAGGGAGAGGAAAAGATTTGCAATTCTTGCCTGTATATTCATGTGGCTGCTGGTCCTTGCCATTCTGAGTCCGCTGGAAAAAACCAACCTGACATATTATGTAAGAGAGCGCAATATTACCACATGTTTTGATGTATTGAAGAAGGACATGCTCCCTGGTGTTGCTCACTGGGCGGGATTCCTGTTCGGCATGTTCATCATCCTCTTCCTCTGTCCGTTCATCGTAACGGTGTACTGCTACATTAACATCATCCGTGTCCTGGTCAGAAAGTCCAACAGTCATCAGAAAGGCCGTGCTGTGCGCCTGGCGTGCATTGTCCTATTTGTGTTCATCTTTTGTTTTGCTCCCAATAACATATTACTATTGGCCCACACAATCACAAGGCTGTACTTTGACAAATCTCTCTATATCTACTACAAACTCTCACTGTCTCTTAGCTGCATTAACAGTTGCATAGAtccattcatttattattttgcatCTAAAGAGTTTCGTCGGAAGCTAAGGCAAATTCTGCGGTTGCAGACGCTCAGCACTGGTGAGACTCAAATGATTGAGGGTCACAGAGAAAGCTTTTTCTCTGGACGTTCAACGTACAATCCAAATGAAGACTGTGagaatttttaa
- the upf3a gene encoding regulator of nonsense transcripts 3A isoform X3 yields the protein MRSEKEQRTGSRERGSVEIQFRECQREQDNVAVNPKHKEEKKEVFTKVVIRRLPPSLSKDQLEEHLSPLPSFDYFEFFPADQSLYPHLFSRAYINFKNQEDIIIFRDRFDGYVFIDNKGQEYPAVVEFAPFQKVSKKKLKKKDAKAGTIEEDPEYRRFLENYSCDEEKSMANPETLLGEIEAKTRELIAKRTTPLLEYIKNKKLEKQRIREEKREERRRRELEKKRQREEEKRKRREEERRKRKEAEKQKKLSEKEIKIKLLKKCDRDDDVDSDRLKDKGDSGEMEKNRWEKSAGHTKSKDSKDNRSQIESDKEQREGHGRRQRDKEHRGRDEERKRQRHHYEFDKFMRRKEETKWGKGYCQDRAKKEQHHGYSYCPETGDKLGKEDREDMGSRKERIRNKDRPAMQLYQPGARNRKRMGSGNKAFDFPPISPEHGGEHCYKTVIGTGSEKSADE from the exons ATGAGGTCTGAAAAGGAGCAGAGGACAGGAAGCAGGGAGAGAGGCAGCGTCGAGATCCAGTTCAGGGAGTGTCAGAGGGAGCAGGACAACGTCGCGGTGAACCCGAAGCACAAGGAGGAGAAAAAGGAGGTATTCACCAAG GTTGTTATACGCCGACTGCCACCCAGTCTATCAAAAGACCAGCTCGAGGAGCATCTGAGTCCTCTTCCATCTTTTGACTATTTTGAGTTCTTCCCCGCTGATCAGAG CTTATATCCGCATCTCTTCTCAAGAGCATACATCAACTTCAAAAACCAAGAGGATATCATTATTTTCAGAGATCGTTTTGATGGCTATGTATTCATTGACAATAAAG gccAAGAGTATCCAGCTGTTGTAGAATTTGCCCCATTTCAAAAGGTTTCCAAGAAAAAGTTAAAGAAGAAAGATGCTAAAGCAGGAACTATTGAAGAag ACCCAGAATACAGGCGATTTCTGGAAAACTACTCTTGTGATGAAGAGAAATCCATGGCCAACCCAGAAACACTACTGGGGGAGATTGAAGCTAAAACCCGAGAACTTATAG CCAAAAGGACGACACCCTTGTTGGAATACATCAAAAACAAGAAATTGGAGAAACAG AGAATAAGAGAGGAAAAAAGAGAAGAGAGGCGAAGGAGAGAACTGGAAAAGAAGCGGCAAAGGGAGGAGGAGAAGAGGAAACGCAGAGAGGAGGAGAGACGAAAGCGGAAGGAGGCTGAAAAACAGAAGAAACTATCTGAAAAAGAGATTAAGATCAAG CTTTTAAAGAAGTGTGACCGAGACGATGACGTGGACTCAGACAGACTGAAAGATAAAGGAGACAGTGGAGAGATGGAAAAGAACAGATGGGAAAAGTCAGCTGGACACACTAAGTCAAAGGATTCAAAGGATAA CAGGAGTCAAATCGAGAGTGACAAGGAGCAGCGGGAAGGTCACGGCCGTCGGCAGAGGGACAAAGAGCATCGCGGCAGAGACGAGGAACGTAAACGTCAGAGGCATCACTACGAGTTTGACAAGTTCATGCGACGCAAGGAAGAGACCAAATGGGGCAAAGGCTACTGCCAGGACAGGGCCAAGAAAGAACAACATCATGGCTATTCCTACTGTCCAGAGACCGGAGACAAACTTGGCAAAGAGGATCGAGAAGACATGGGCAGCAGGAAAGAACGGATTCGCAATAAG GACCGACCAGCAATGCAGCTGTACCAACCTGGTGCCAGAAATCGCAAGCGCATGGGCTCCGGGAACAAGGCCTTTGACTTCCCGCCAATCTCTCCCGAGCACGGAGGAGAACATTGCTACAAGACGGTCATTGGTACAGGCTCAGAAAAGAGTGCTGACGAGTGA
- the upf3a gene encoding regulator of nonsense transcripts 3A isoform X2: MRSEKEQRTGSRERGSVEIQFRECQREQDNVAVNPKHKEEKKEVFTKVVIRRLPPSLSKDQLEEHLSPLPSFDYFEFFPADQSLYPHLFSRAYINFKNQEDIIIFRDRFDGYVFIDNKGQEYPAVVEFAPFQKVSKKKLKKKDAKAGTIEEDPEYRRFLENYSCDEEKSMANPETLLGEIEAKTRELIAKRTTPLLEYIKNKKLEKQRIREEKREERRRRELEKKRQREEEKRKRREEERRKRKEAEKQKKLSEKEIKIKLLKKCDRDDDVDSDRLKDKGDSGEMEKNRWEKSAGHTKSKDSKDKSQIESDKEQREGHGRRQRDKEHRGRDEERKRQRHHYEFDKFMRRKEETKWGKGYCQDRAKKEQHHGYSYCPETGDKLGKEDREDMGSRKERIRNKSVLAHQEKRTSQSEGPDQIGGALPAKDRPAMQLYQPGARNRKRMGSGNKAFDFPPISPEHGGEHCYKTVIGTGSEKSADE; the protein is encoded by the exons ATGAGGTCTGAAAAGGAGCAGAGGACAGGAAGCAGGGAGAGAGGCAGCGTCGAGATCCAGTTCAGGGAGTGTCAGAGGGAGCAGGACAACGTCGCGGTGAACCCGAAGCACAAGGAGGAGAAAAAGGAGGTATTCACCAAG GTTGTTATACGCCGACTGCCACCCAGTCTATCAAAAGACCAGCTCGAGGAGCATCTGAGTCCTCTTCCATCTTTTGACTATTTTGAGTTCTTCCCCGCTGATCAGAG CTTATATCCGCATCTCTTCTCAAGAGCATACATCAACTTCAAAAACCAAGAGGATATCATTATTTTCAGAGATCGTTTTGATGGCTATGTATTCATTGACAATAAAG gccAAGAGTATCCAGCTGTTGTAGAATTTGCCCCATTTCAAAAGGTTTCCAAGAAAAAGTTAAAGAAGAAAGATGCTAAAGCAGGAACTATTGAAGAag ACCCAGAATACAGGCGATTTCTGGAAAACTACTCTTGTGATGAAGAGAAATCCATGGCCAACCCAGAAACACTACTGGGGGAGATTGAAGCTAAAACCCGAGAACTTATAG CCAAAAGGACGACACCCTTGTTGGAATACATCAAAAACAAGAAATTGGAGAAACAG AGAATAAGAGAGGAAAAAAGAGAAGAGAGGCGAAGGAGAGAACTGGAAAAGAAGCGGCAAAGGGAGGAGGAGAAGAGGAAACGCAGAGAGGAGGAGAGACGAAAGCGGAAGGAGGCTGAAAAACAGAAGAAACTATCTGAAAAAGAGATTAAGATCAAG CTTTTAAAGAAGTGTGACCGAGACGATGACGTGGACTCAGACAGACTGAAAGATAAAGGAGACAGTGGAGAGATGGAAAAGAACAGATGGGAAAAGTCAGCTGGACACACTAAGTCAAAGGATTCAAAGGATAA GAGTCAAATCGAGAGTGACAAGGAGCAGCGGGAAGGTCACGGCCGTCGGCAGAGGGACAAAGAGCATCGCGGCAGAGACGAGGAACGTAAACGTCAGAGGCATCACTACGAGTTTGACAAGTTCATGCGACGCAAGGAAGAGACCAAATGGGGCAAAGGCTACTGCCAGGACAGGGCCAAGAAAGAACAACATCATGGCTATTCCTACTGTCCAGAGACCGGAGACAAACTTGGCAAAGAGGATCGAGAAGACATGGGCAGCAGGAAAGAACGGATTCGCAATAAG TCTGTGTTAGCGCATCAGGAGAAAAGGACTTCCCAGTCTGAGGGGCCAGACCAGATAGGAGGGGCTCTGCCAGCAAAG GACCGACCAGCAATGCAGCTGTACCAACCTGGTGCCAGAAATCGCAAGCGCATGGGCTCCGGGAACAAGGCCTTTGACTTCCCGCCAATCTCTCCCGAGCACGGAGGAGAACATTGCTACAAGACGGTCATTGGTACAGGCTCAGAAAAGAGTGCTGACGAGTGA
- the upf3a gene encoding regulator of nonsense transcripts 3A isoform X1 — protein sequence MRSEKEQRTGSRERGSVEIQFRECQREQDNVAVNPKHKEEKKEVFTKVVIRRLPPSLSKDQLEEHLSPLPSFDYFEFFPADQSLYPHLFSRAYINFKNQEDIIIFRDRFDGYVFIDNKGQEYPAVVEFAPFQKVSKKKLKKKDAKAGTIEEDPEYRRFLENYSCDEEKSMANPETLLGEIEAKTRELIAKRTTPLLEYIKNKKLEKQRIREEKREERRRRELEKKRQREEEKRKRREEERRKRKEAEKQKKLSEKEIKIKLLKKCDRDDDVDSDRLKDKGDSGEMEKNRWEKSAGHTKSKDSKDNRSQIESDKEQREGHGRRQRDKEHRGRDEERKRQRHHYEFDKFMRRKEETKWGKGYCQDRAKKEQHHGYSYCPETGDKLGKEDREDMGSRKERIRNKSVLAHQEKRTSQSEGPDQIGGALPAKDRPAMQLYQPGARNRKRMGSGNKAFDFPPISPEHGGEHCYKTVIGTGSEKSADE from the exons ATGAGGTCTGAAAAGGAGCAGAGGACAGGAAGCAGGGAGAGAGGCAGCGTCGAGATCCAGTTCAGGGAGTGTCAGAGGGAGCAGGACAACGTCGCGGTGAACCCGAAGCACAAGGAGGAGAAAAAGGAGGTATTCACCAAG GTTGTTATACGCCGACTGCCACCCAGTCTATCAAAAGACCAGCTCGAGGAGCATCTGAGTCCTCTTCCATCTTTTGACTATTTTGAGTTCTTCCCCGCTGATCAGAG CTTATATCCGCATCTCTTCTCAAGAGCATACATCAACTTCAAAAACCAAGAGGATATCATTATTTTCAGAGATCGTTTTGATGGCTATGTATTCATTGACAATAAAG gccAAGAGTATCCAGCTGTTGTAGAATTTGCCCCATTTCAAAAGGTTTCCAAGAAAAAGTTAAAGAAGAAAGATGCTAAAGCAGGAACTATTGAAGAag ACCCAGAATACAGGCGATTTCTGGAAAACTACTCTTGTGATGAAGAGAAATCCATGGCCAACCCAGAAACACTACTGGGGGAGATTGAAGCTAAAACCCGAGAACTTATAG CCAAAAGGACGACACCCTTGTTGGAATACATCAAAAACAAGAAATTGGAGAAACAG AGAATAAGAGAGGAAAAAAGAGAAGAGAGGCGAAGGAGAGAACTGGAAAAGAAGCGGCAAAGGGAGGAGGAGAAGAGGAAACGCAGAGAGGAGGAGAGACGAAAGCGGAAGGAGGCTGAAAAACAGAAGAAACTATCTGAAAAAGAGATTAAGATCAAG CTTTTAAAGAAGTGTGACCGAGACGATGACGTGGACTCAGACAGACTGAAAGATAAAGGAGACAGTGGAGAGATGGAAAAGAACAGATGGGAAAAGTCAGCTGGACACACTAAGTCAAAGGATTCAAAGGATAA CAGGAGTCAAATCGAGAGTGACAAGGAGCAGCGGGAAGGTCACGGCCGTCGGCAGAGGGACAAAGAGCATCGCGGCAGAGACGAGGAACGTAAACGTCAGAGGCATCACTACGAGTTTGACAAGTTCATGCGACGCAAGGAAGAGACCAAATGGGGCAAAGGCTACTGCCAGGACAGGGCCAAGAAAGAACAACATCATGGCTATTCCTACTGTCCAGAGACCGGAGACAAACTTGGCAAAGAGGATCGAGAAGACATGGGCAGCAGGAAAGAACGGATTCGCAATAAG TCTGTGTTAGCGCATCAGGAGAAAAGGACTTCCCAGTCTGAGGGGCCAGACCAGATAGGAGGGGCTCTGCCAGCAAAG GACCGACCAGCAATGCAGCTGTACCAACCTGGTGCCAGAAATCGCAAGCGCATGGGCTCCGGGAACAAGGCCTTTGACTTCCCGCCAATCTCTCCCGAGCACGGAGGAGAACATTGCTACAAGACGGTCATTGGTACAGGCTCAGAAAAGAGTGCTGACGAGTGA